The Pedococcus aerophilus nucleotide sequence CGAGTTCGAGCGGCGCAAGGCCAGGCGGGAGGAACGAATCCGCACGGCACACCCACGAATCGGCGGCTTCCTCCTCGCCATCTCTGAGGAGAAGCAGTCCACCACCGCCTGGGGCATCGGGGCCGTGGGTGAGGAGCGACTCGGCAAGGGACTGGATCGCCTGGCCAACGACACCGTCAGGCTGCTTCACGACCGGCGGATCCCGAAGTCCCGCGCGAACATCGACCACATCGCCGTGACGGCCAGCGGCATCTACGTCATCGACGCGAAGAAGTACAAGGGCCGCCCGCAGCTCAAGATCGAAGGCGGGGTCCTGCGGCCCAGGGTCGAGCGGCTGCTCGTCGGACGACGCGACTGCACCAATCTCGTGGACAGTGTGCTGAAGCAGGTCGAGGCGGTCCGCATTGGGCTCGCCGATGACACCGTGCCGGTCCACGGCGTGCTCTGCTTCGTCGAAGCCGACTGGCCCCTGTTCGGCGGCAGC carries:
- a CDS encoding nuclease-related domain-containing protein, encoding MEGELDGKVMRLRYAGTCRVCGSRLPEKTRAIYERQTKTVRCLEHVTPPASSMTPKRPSRASAPPAEALPPEAPAAAPEDVDSGVAGASARREFERRKARREERIRTAHPRIGGFLLAISEEKQSTTAWGIGAVGEERLGKGLDRLANDTVRLLHDRRIPKSRANIDHIAVTASGIYVIDAKKYKGRPQLKIEGGVLRPRVERLLVGRRDCTNLVDSVLKQVEAVRIGLADDTVPVHGVLCFVEADWPLFGGSFTTHDVQVVWPKKLYPQLQVDGPLSTDAIDTLHRRLANALPAA